A window from Buchnera aphidicola (Mindarus abietinus) encodes these proteins:
- the trpB gene encoding tryptophan synthase subunit beta: MMKLLNPYFGKFGGMYVPQILVPALYDLEKIFLNCKKEKKFNKKLSELLKNYAGRPTPLTLCKNLTKNTKTRIYLKREDLLHGGAHKTNQVLAQGILCLKMKKKEVIAETGAGQHGVAVSMICSLLGLKCRIYMGKKDIDRQKLNVFRMKLMGAKVISVNIGSSSLKDACNEALRDWSGSYEYSYYMIGTAAGPHPYPSIVKEFQKVIGKESKKQILEKENRLPDAVIACIGGGSNAIGIFSDFIKEKNVRLIGVEAGGEGLHTKKHGSSLALGEIGIYFGMKSKILQNEEGQIQNSSSISAGLDFPSVGPEHAWLQDIGRAEYVSIKDSEALNAFNILCKTEGIIPALESAHALSYAIKLMKENPDKKQLFIVNLSGRGDKDLNTVYNSLLKEGKEYVKI; encoded by the coding sequence ATAATGAAACTATTAAACCCCTACTTTGGAAAATTTGGAGGAATGTACGTTCCTCAAATTTTAGTCCCAGCTTTGTACGATTTAGAAAAAATTTTTTTAAATTGCAAAAAAGAAAAAAAGTTTAATAAAAAACTTTCCGAATTATTAAAAAATTATGCTGGTAGACCCACACCTTTAACATTATGCAAAAACTTAACTAAAAATACAAAAACTCGAATTTATCTTAAAAGAGAAGATTTGTTACATGGAGGAGCTCATAAAACAAATCAAGTATTAGCTCAGGGAATTTTATGTTTAAAAATGAAAAAAAAAGAAGTTATTGCAGAAACAGGGGCAGGGCAACATGGCGTAGCTGTATCTATGATTTGTTCTTTATTAGGATTAAAATGTAGAATTTATATGGGGAAAAAAGATATTGATCGACAAAAATTAAATGTATTTAGAATGAAATTAATGGGAGCTAAAGTTATTTCTGTAAATATCGGTTCTTCTAGTTTAAAAGATGCTTGCAATGAAGCATTGAGAGATTGGTCAGGAAGTTATGAATATTCTTATTATATGATTGGAACAGCTGCTGGACCTCATCCCTATCCTAGTATTGTAAAAGAATTTCAAAAAGTTATTGGGAAAGAAAGTAAAAAACAAATTTTAGAAAAAGAAAATCGTTTACCTGATGCTGTTATCGCTTGTATCGGAGGCGGTTCTAATGCTATAGGTATATTTTCAGATTTTATTAAAGAAAAAAATGTTCGTTTAATAGGCGTAGAAGCAGGTGGGGAAGGACTGCATACTAAAAAACACGGATCATCTTTAGCATTAGGAGAAATAGGTATATATTTTGGTATGAAATCTAAAATTTTACAAAATGAAGAAGGGCAAATTCAAAATTCTTCTTCTATTTCTGCAGGACTAGACTTTCCTTCCGTAGGGCCTGAACATGCTTGGTTACAAGATATAGGAAGAGCTGAATATGTTTCTATAAAAGATTCGGAAGCTTTAAATGCCTTTAATATTCTTTGCAAAACAGAAGGAATTATTCCTGCTTTAGAATCAGCTCATGCTTTATCTTATGCTATTAAATTAATGAAAGAAAATCCTGATAAGAAACAATTATTTATTGTAAATCTTTCAGGCCGCGGGGATAAAGACCTTAATACCGTTTATAATTCTTTATTAAAAGAAGGAAAAGAATATGTCAAGATATAA
- a CDS encoding inositol monophosphatase family protein: protein MHPILNIAIRAARKGGNAINYDFDNQNIFLKNKIEHFKKVEKTIFFSYKIMKNIILKTYPDHYICKINEKIKKNKEKKIQWIINPLNGIENFKNNLPHFCISIAVIINFRLEISVIYDPLKNELFTAVQGRGAQLNGYRIRCNNDHVQKNIIIAINKPFNSQQHITYYQKIFKNFALENIHFRCTGSKMLDFAYFSSGRLDGLFYFNLENTWDNYMAGILQVQESGGLIRNFFEENILLKKKSMLVGNSSCLKKVFKNI from the coding sequence ATGCATCCAATACTAAATATTGCGATTCGGGCAGCTAGAAAAGGTGGTAATGCTATTAATTATGATTTTGATAATCAAAATATTTTTTTAAAAAATAAAATAGAACATTTTAAAAAAGTAGAAAAAACTATTTTTTTTTCCTATAAAATAATGAAAAACATAATTCTTAAAACTTATCCTGATCATTATATATGTAAAATTAATGAAAAAATTAAAAAAAATAAAGAAAAAAAAATACAATGGATAATTAATCCTTTAAATGGAATAGAAAATTTTAAAAATAATTTACCTCATTTTTGTATTTCAATTGCTGTAATAATAAATTTTCGTTTAGAAATTTCTGTAATTTATGATCCATTAAAAAATGAATTATTTACAGCTGTACAAGGTAGAGGAGCTCAACTGAATGGTTATAGAATAAGATGTAATAATGATCATGTTCAAAAGAACATAATTATAGCAATTAATAAACCTTTTAATAGTCAACAACATATTACTTATTATCAAAAAATATTTAAAAATTTTGCACTTGAAAATATACATTTTCGATGTACAGGATCTAAGATGTTAGATTTTGCGTATTTTTCTAGTGGTAGATTAGATGGATTATTTTATTTTAATTTAGAAAATACATGGGATAATTATATGGCAGGAATATTACAAGTTCAAGAATCAGGAGGATTAATTAGAAATTTTTTTGAAGAAAATATTTTATTAAAAAAAAAATCAATGTTAGTAGGAAATTCTTCATGTTTGAAAAAAGTTTTTAAAAATATTTAA
- the rlmN gene encoding 23S rRNA (adenine(2503)-C(2))-methyltransferase RlmN has translation MKFKFNDIANIKEIPKVNLLNLNLEKMRDFLKYIQEKPFRANQIMKWIYHHFCDDFSKMSNISKKLKNKLIKYSFINPPKFIQEKKSFDGTIKWSFLTNKKHVETVYIPEKNRATVCISSQIGCLLNCDFCYTGKMGFQKNLKVFEIIGQLWNVIKLFNEKNKIKKITNIVFMGMGEPLLNFKNIVMALNIILHDHGFNFSKHKVTLSTAGIVPLINKLNGLIDIKLAISLHASNNKIRNRLMPINKKYNIQSVLESANNYLKNSKANKGKITIEYVMLDKVNDSLKNAEELAVILKNIPSKVNLIPWNSFPESVYNTSTASNIVHFSKILTKRKIFNTIRKNRGKDIYAACGQLNNNFKI, from the coding sequence GTGAAGTTTAAATTCAATGATATAGCTAATATTAAAGAAATTCCTAAAGTAAATTTATTAAATTTAAATCTTGAAAAAATGCGTGATTTCTTAAAATATATTCAAGAAAAACCTTTTAGAGCAAATCAAATAATGAAATGGATATATCATCATTTTTGTGATGATTTTTCTAAAATGTCTAATATTAGCAAAAAATTAAAAAATAAATTAATTAAATATTCATTTATTAATCCACCTAAATTTATACAAGAAAAAAAATCATTTGATGGAACAATAAAATGGAGTTTTTTAACTAATAAAAAACATGTGGAAACTGTTTACATTCCTGAAAAAAATAGAGCAACTGTTTGTATTTCTTCACAAATTGGATGTCTTTTAAATTGTGACTTTTGTTATACCGGAAAAATGGGATTTCAAAAAAATTTAAAAGTTTTTGAAATTATAGGACAACTATGGAATGTAATAAAATTATTTAATGAAAAAAATAAAATAAAAAAAATAACTAATATTGTTTTTATGGGAATGGGGGAACCTTTATTAAATTTTAAAAATATAGTAATGGCATTAAATATTATTTTACACGATCACGGTTTTAATTTTTCTAAACATAAAGTTACTTTATCTACAGCCGGAATAGTTCCTTTGATAAATAAATTAAACGGTTTAATAGATATTAAGTTAGCTATTTCATTACACGCATCAAATAATAAAATTAGAAATAGATTAATGCCAATTAATAAAAAATATAATATCCAATCAGTATTGGAATCAGCAAATAATTATCTTAAAAATTCTAAAGCTAATAAGGGAAAAATAACAATAGAATATGTTATGCTTGATAAAGTAAATGACTCTTTAAAAAATGCTGAAGAATTAGCTGTAATTTTAAAAAATATTCCTAGCAAAGTCAATTTAATACCTTGGAATTCTTTTCCAGAATCTGTATACAATACTAGTACTGCTAGTAATATTGTTCATTTTTCAAAAATTTTAACTAAAAGAAAAATTTTTAATACTATTAGAAAAAATAGAGGAAAAGATATTTATGCTGCATGTGGACAATTAAATAATAATTTTAAAATATAA
- a CDS encoding septation protein IspZ codes for MINLLDIFSMLIFYIIYIKYNIFLASIFLLLSSIFSLLIHIKIYKKIDLVNLINFLLIIFIALNSMIYKNFLFIQWKVTVLNIILSITLLINQFFMKKTFIEKIFEKKINIPNEEWKKINFFWALFFIFLGTFNAYIILNFSEITWIKFKIFGIVILTSIAFLLNLFYVFYIKNKKK; via the coding sequence GTGATAAATTTGTTAGATATATTTTCCATGCTAATTTTTTATATAATATATATTAAATATAATATTTTTTTAGCTTCTATATTTTTACTTTTATCTTCAATTTTTTCATTATTAATACATATTAAAATTTATAAAAAAATAGACTTAGTGAATTTAATTAATTTTTTATTAATAATATTTATTGCATTAAATTCTATGATATATAAAAATTTTTTATTCATACAATGGAAAGTTACTGTATTAAATATAATTCTTTCAATTACTTTATTAATTAATCAATTTTTTATGAAAAAAACTTTTATAGAAAAAATTTTTGAAAAAAAAATAAATATTCCAAATGAAGAATGGAAAAAAATTAATTTTTTTTGGGCTCTTTTTTTTATTTTTTTAGGCACTTTTAATGCTTATATAATTTTAAACTTTTCTGAAATAACATGGATAAAATTTAAAATTTTCGGAATAGTTATATTAACTAGTATTGCTTTTTTATTAAATCTCTTTTATGTTTTTTACATAAAAAACAAAAAAAAATAA
- a CDS encoding DMT family transporter translates to MQKVIIISLFILVSFIWGTTWIAMKIATNTIPPLFATGFRFLLSFPLLLSIAYFKKAPLFFPLGQRKFQFIISIFYFLFPFSLMLYAGSTLNSVLASIIFSNMPVIVLISSMILLKEKIYFLRKLGIFTSIISLILLVGKELYLHHFDSLIGIFSLIFAMISHAIIYALCKKKSYQISIITFNTMPSFFSGILLILISFFIENPCINQFSIISIMAVFYLSSFVSIGAILMYFYLQKSINNFYASIVFLIVPIISEFLEFFIYGKNISLNEHLFFIPIIISVFLTLLPESFFKKIFFYIKHYLYI, encoded by the coding sequence GTGCAAAAAGTGATAATAATCTCACTATTTATTTTAGTTTCTTTTATTTGGGGTACAACATGGATAGCCATGAAAATAGCGACGAATACCATTCCTCCTTTATTTGCTACCGGATTTCGATTTTTATTGTCATTTCCGTTATTATTAAGTATTGCTTATTTTAAGAAAGCCCCTTTATTTTTTCCTTTAGGTCAAAGAAAATTTCAATTTATAATATCTATTTTTTACTTTCTTTTTCCATTTTCATTAATGCTGTATGCAGGTAGTACGCTGAACTCCGTATTAGCATCAATCATATTTTCAAATATGCCAGTAATTGTTTTAATATCATCTATGATTTTATTAAAAGAAAAAATATATTTTTTAAGAAAATTAGGTATTTTTACATCAATAATATCACTAATTCTTTTAGTAGGAAAAGAGTTATATTTACATCATTTTGATTCTTTAATTGGTATTTTTTCTTTAATATTTGCAATGATTAGTCACGCAATAATTTATGCTTTATGTAAAAAAAAATCTTATCAAATTTCAATTATTACATTTAATACTATGCCTTCTTTTTTTTCTGGAATATTATTAATACTAATATCTTTTTTTATAGAAAATCCTTGCATAAATCAATTTTCTATTATTTCAATAATGGCAGTTTTTTATTTAAGCAGTTTTGTTAGTATCGGTGCAATACTAATGTATTTTTATCTTCAAAAAAGTATTAATAATTTTTATGCATCAATAGTATTTTTAATTGTTCCAATAATTTCAGAGTTTCTAGAGTTTTTTATTTATGGAAAAAATATTTCTTTAAACGAACATTTATTTTTTATTCCTATAATTATAAGTGTATTTTTAACTTTATTACCAGAATCATTTTTTAAAAAAATATTTTTTTATATAAAACATTATTTGTATATATAA
- the hisS gene encoding histidine--tRNA ligase: MNNTIQIVRGMHDLIPNDVVKWTYIENILKKILINHCYDEIRLPIIEKEILFKKSIGTITDVVEKEMYSFKDKSENKICLRPEGTAGCVRAVLDHSLIFKKKQRLWYIGPMFRYERPQRGRYRQFFQLGVEVFGYLEPEIDLEIILLNLNWWKKLNIDEYLTLEINTIGSIEDRMVYQKELMKFLMKNKSNLDQQSKDRLFKNPFRILDSKNKNIQELLLNGPKLFNFLNKNSIFRFNLFCKLLDLIKVKYTINNNLVRGLDYYNDTVFEWKYKVSNMSQNTICAGGRYDNLVKKIGNYSSPAIGCAIGMERLISLYSLISKKSNFFIKKNDLFIAFLYPNLYLESLKLSRKIREIFTNVKILLEITHSIKKKYLRKANKLNSKIFIFITSKNIKKKTILTKDLKKKVDFKFSESELLLFLKEVFI, encoded by the coding sequence ATGAATAATACTATTCAGATTGTAAGAGGTATGCATGATTTAATACCGAATGATGTTGTCAAATGGACCTATATAGAAAATATATTAAAAAAAATATTAATTAATCATTGTTATGATGAAATACGACTGCCTATTATAGAAAAAGAAATACTTTTTAAAAAATCAATAGGTACAATTACTGATGTTGTTGAAAAGGAAATGTATTCTTTTAAAGATAAAAGTGAAAATAAAATTTGCTTACGTCCTGAAGGAACTGCTGGTTGTGTCAGGGCAGTACTAGATCATAGTTTAATATTTAAAAAAAAGCAAAGACTATGGTACATTGGACCAATGTTTAGGTATGAAAGACCTCAGAGAGGAAGATATAGACAATTTTTTCAGTTAGGAGTCGAAGTATTTGGATATTTAGAACCTGAAATTGATTTAGAAATTATTCTACTTAATTTAAATTGGTGGAAAAAATTAAATATAGACGAATATTTAACTTTAGAAATTAATACTATTGGTTCGATAGAAGATAGAATGGTGTATCAAAAAGAATTAATGAAATTTCTTATGAAAAATAAATCAAATTTAGATCAGCAATCTAAGGATAGATTATTTAAAAATCCTTTTAGGATTTTAGATAGCAAAAATAAAAATATCCAAGAATTGCTTTTAAATGGTCCAAAATTATTTAATTTTTTAAATAAAAATTCTATTTTCCGATTTAATTTATTTTGTAAATTATTAGATTTAATAAAGGTTAAATATACTATTAATAATAATTTAGTTAGGGGTCTAGATTATTATAATGACACTGTTTTCGAATGGAAATATAAAGTTTCTAATATGTCACAAAATACAATATGTGCTGGAGGAAGATACGATAATCTTGTAAAAAAAATTGGAAATTATTCTTCTCCGGCAATAGGATGTGCTATAGGTATGGAAAGATTAATATCATTATATTCATTAATATCGAAAAAATCGAATTTTTTTATAAAAAAAAATGATTTATTCATTGCTTTTCTATATCCTAATTTATATTTAGAAAGTCTTAAATTAAGTAGAAAGATAAGAGAAATTTTTACAAATGTAAAAATATTATTGGAAATAACACATTCTATTAAAAAAAAATATTTAAGAAAAGCAAATAAATTAAATTCAAAAATTTTTATTTTTATTACTTCAAAAAATATTAAAAAAAAAACTATATTAACTAAAGATCTTAAAAAAAAAGTTGATTTTAAATTTTCTGAAAGTGAATTGCTTCTTTTTCTAAAAGAAGTGTTTATATAA
- the trpCF gene encoding bifunctional indole-3-glycerol-phosphate synthase TrpC/phosphoribosylanthranilate isomerase TrpF, which produces MINSILKKIILDKLSWIEDRKKKQPIKEFQNFLKKSERNFYSSLEKNKLNYILECKKKSPSLGILNEEFNIIKISKTYKKYASAISILTEEKYFLGKFEDIKAVRDTVPQPILCKDFFIDPYQIYLARYYGADAILLMLSILNSNQYILLSNIAHKLNMGILTEINNEKELEKAIALKARVVGINNRNLNNLSIDLNKTKKIAPLVPKNIKVISESGISNYSQIRKLSGIVNGFLIGTSLMKSKNLDYDIKRLLLGNNKICGLTNIEDVKKAKKAGANYGGLIFCPFSKRKISIKIAKILTNLIEFNYVGVFQNSSINYILSIIKKINLKVIQLHGNENQEYISFLKSKIPRKISIWKAYSIRKNIPPLNLKNIEFYLFDNLNGGSGKTFDWSIIKNKIFDKEKIFLSGGINKKNCLSASNLGFSGLDFNSGVEKKIGIKSNEKIKLIFTMLRNHS; this is translated from the coding sequence ATGATTAATTCTATCTTAAAAAAAATAATATTAGATAAACTTAGTTGGATTGAAGATAGAAAAAAAAAACAACCAATAAAAGAATTTCAGAATTTCTTAAAAAAGTCTGAAAGAAATTTTTATTCTTCTTTAGAAAAGAATAAACTAAATTACATTTTAGAATGTAAAAAAAAATCTCCTTCTTTGGGAATTCTTAATGAAGAATTTAATATTATAAAAATTTCTAAAACATATAAAAAATATGCTTCTGCTATTTCTATATTGACTGAAGAAAAATATTTTTTAGGAAAATTTGAAGATATTAAAGCTGTACGAGATACAGTGCCTCAACCTATTTTATGTAAAGATTTTTTTATTGATCCATATCAAATATATTTAGCGAGATATTATGGTGCTGACGCAATTTTATTAATGTTATCTATATTAAACAGTAATCAGTATATTTTACTTTCAAACATAGCTCATAAATTAAATATGGGAATATTAACAGAAATAAATAATGAAAAAGAATTAGAAAAAGCTATAGCTTTAAAAGCTAGAGTAGTTGGAATTAATAATAGAAATTTGAACAATTTATCAATTGACTTAAATAAAACAAAGAAAATAGCTCCGTTAGTCCCTAAAAATATTAAAGTAATTAGTGAATCTGGAATTAGTAATTACTCTCAAATAAGAAAATTGAGTGGAATAGTAAATGGATTTTTAATTGGTACATCTCTAATGAAATCAAAAAATTTAGATTACGATATTAAAAGATTACTTTTAGGAAACAATAAAATTTGTGGATTAACAAATATAGAAGATGTTAAGAAAGCAAAAAAAGCTGGAGCTAATTATGGAGGATTAATTTTTTGTCCGTTTTCTAAAAGAAAAATATCCATTAAAATAGCAAAAATATTAACAAATTTAATTGAATTTAATTATGTTGGTGTATTTCAAAATTCTTCTATAAATTATATATTATCTATAATAAAAAAAATAAATTTAAAAGTTATTCAACTACACGGAAATGAAAATCAAGAATATATTTCTTTTTTAAAAAGTAAAATTCCAAGAAAAATTTCTATATGGAAAGCATATAGTATCAGAAAAAATATTCCTCCCTTAAATTTAAAAAATATAGAATTTTATTTGTTTGATAACTTAAATGGAGGCAGTGGTAAAACATTCGATTGGTCTATTATAAAAAATAAAATCTTTGATAAAGAAAAAATATTTTTAAGTGGAGGAATTAATAAAAAAAATTGTTTGTCTGCATCAAATTTAGGATTTTCTGGATTAGACTTCAATTCTGGTGTAGAAAAAAAAATTGGAATAAAAAGTAATGAAAAAATTAAATTAATATTTACAATGTTAAGAAATCATTCTTAA
- a CDS encoding YciC family protein: protein MYITNKILFNNSKKFFIKRFWIIFLISLFSALIAMTANYFVAPEYRKLSIFYELNKYNTNYLFTKIQTMHFSEQKILLKILFSKIFSYLISNTILLIGIIGILELFFSNESNLWKKKFYKMITFFPNLLLLVIVLTIIIQFGSMIFIIPGLFISSLLSLSPIILFSEEKNVVFSIKKSINITFKNMRFIFPSIIFWILSKTTILIISFITNSIISSYLNIFLLYWINNLLLSFLIIYLFHFYIFIVNEDRNFL, encoded by the coding sequence ATGTACATTACAAATAAAATATTATTCAATAACTCTAAAAAATTTTTTATAAAGCGTTTTTGGATTATATTTTTAATTTCTCTTTTTTCTGCTTTAATTGCAATGACTGCAAATTATTTTGTTGCTCCAGAATATAGAAAATTAAGCATTTTTTATGAATTAAATAAATATAATACTAATTACTTATTTACAAAAATTCAAACTATGCATTTTTCAGAACAAAAAATATTACTTAAGATACTATTTTCTAAAATTTTTTCTTATTTAATAAGTAATACTATTTTATTAATTGGAATAATAGGTATTCTTGAACTTTTTTTTTCAAATGAAAGTAATTTATGGAAAAAAAAATTTTATAAAATGATTACTTTTTTTCCAAACTTATTACTATTAGTTATCGTATTAACAATTATTATTCAATTTGGTTCTATGATATTTATTATTCCTGGTTTATTTATATCTAGTTTATTATCATTATCTCCTATAATTTTATTTTCCGAAGAAAAAAATGTAGTGTTTTCAATTAAAAAGAGTATCAATATAACTTTTAAAAATATGAGATTTATTTTTCCAAGTATAATTTTTTGGATACTTAGCAAAACTACAATTTTAATTATTAGTTTTATTACCAATAGTATAATTTCTTCATATTTAAATATTTTTTTATTATATTGGATTAATAATCTTTTATTATCTTTTTTAATTATATATTTATTTCATTTTTATATTTTTATTGTTAATGAAGATAGGAATTTTTTATAG
- the trpA gene encoding tryptophan synthase subunit alpha encodes MSRYKNMFDYQKEIKNEGMFVPFVTIGDPSFDIFLKIVDALIKKGANALELGIPFSDPMADGPIVQNANLRAFKAGINIQSCFSLLSIIRNKYPNIPIGILAYANIIFKYKISNFYAKCNEVGIDSILIPDVPIEESLPFYKESLKNNVSQIFICPPNANSIFLNKISLYAKGYIYVLSRSGVTGIDQRSCSLNKNMIDRLKRYSSIPLLQGFGIHKIKEIKNSIKMGISGVICGSILIKIIEKYHKEVKKMITKIKEKTEFLKLSTKNIYF; translated from the coding sequence ATGTCAAGATATAAGAATATGTTCGATTATCAAAAAGAAATAAAAAATGAAGGTATGTTTGTTCCTTTTGTAACAATTGGAGATCCTTCTTTTGATATTTTTTTAAAAATAGTGGATGCTCTTATAAAAAAAGGAGCCAATGCTTTAGAACTTGGAATACCATTTTCTGATCCTATGGCAGATGGTCCAATTGTACAAAACGCAAATTTAAGAGCTTTTAAAGCAGGAATTAATATCCAATCTTGTTTTTCTTTATTATCAATAATTAGAAATAAATATCCTAATATTCCTATAGGAATATTAGCGTATGCTAATATTATTTTTAAATATAAAATATCAAATTTTTATGCTAAATGTAATGAAGTTGGAATAGACTCCATTTTGATTCCAGATGTTCCAATAGAAGAATCTCTTCCTTTTTATAAAGAATCATTAAAAAATAATGTATCTCAAATATTTATTTGTCCTCCTAATGCAAATAGTATTTTTTTAAATAAAATTTCTTTATATGCAAAAGGATATATATATGTTTTATCTAGGTCCGGAGTTACAGGAATTGATCAGAGATCTTGTTCTCTTAATAAAAATATGATAGATAGATTAAAAAGATATTCTTCAATTCCTTTATTACAGGGATTTGGAATTCATAAAATTAAAGAAATTAAAAATTCTATAAAAATGGGAATATCAGGAGTTATCTGTGGATCTATTTTAATTAAAATAATAGAAAAGTACCATAAAGAAGTAAAAAAAATGATTACAAAAATTAAGGAAAAAACAGAGTTTCTTAAACTATCTACTAAAAATATATATTTCTAA
- the trpD gene encoding anthranilate phosphoribosyltransferase, which translates to MKKILNKIYEKKNISEKESYFLFKNIVKGRLTSVQLSTILISMKIRGETDLEILGAVRAFLKYSKPFPTPSCVFADIVGTGGDKLNKINISTISAFVAAYCGFKIIKHCNYSISSQSGSADFLKSYGIDPKMTVKQSLYLFKKNNICFLLASKYHPGFQFSRSVRKELKTSTILNIIGPLLNPARPKLAIIGVYSKKLLIPISKILKTLKYKHVILVHSNQCDEVTLCNPTEVIELYKEKIISYTLYPKDFGMNSYSMDMLMGGTVKENYDIMKSILKGKGKPAYNETISANVGLLLKLFGHKNLKENTNFALESIKSGKIYKFIKNFSK; encoded by the coding sequence ATGAAAAAAATACTAAACAAAATTTATGAAAAAAAAAATATAAGTGAAAAAGAAAGTTATTTTTTATTTAAAAATATTGTTAAAGGGAGATTAACGTCTGTACAGTTATCAACAATTTTAATCTCAATGAAAATTAGAGGAGAAACAGACTTAGAAATATTAGGAGCTGTACGAGCATTTTTAAAATATTCAAAACCTTTTCCAACTCCATCATGTGTTTTTGCAGATATAGTTGGTACTGGTGGAGATAAATTAAATAAAATTAATATTTCAACAATTAGTGCTTTTGTAGCAGCATATTGCGGTTTTAAAATTATAAAACATTGTAATTATAGTATTTCAAGTCAATCTGGATCTGCAGATTTTCTAAAATCATATGGAATTGATCCAAAAATGACAGTTAAGCAATCTTTATATTTATTTAAAAAAAATAATATTTGTTTTTTACTTGCATCAAAATATCATCCTGGTTTTCAATTTTCAAGATCAGTTCGGAAAGAATTAAAAACAAGTACTATTCTAAATATTATTGGTCCATTGCTAAATCCAGCTAGACCTAAATTAGCTATTATCGGTGTATACAGTAAAAAATTATTAATTCCTATTAGTAAAATATTAAAAACATTAAAATATAAACATGTAATTTTAGTACATAGCAATCAATGTGATGAAGTAACTCTATGTAATCCAACTGAAGTTATAGAACTATATAAAGAAAAAATTATATCTTATACTTTATATCCAAAAGATTTTGGAATGAACTCATATTCAATGGATATGTTAATGGGAGGTACAGTAAAAGAAAACTATGATATTATGAAATCTATTTTAAAAGGTAAAGGAAAACCTGCCTATAATGAAACAATATCAGCAAATGTAGGATTATTATTAAAGTTATTTGGTCATAAAAACCTAAAAGAAAATACTAATTTTGCATTAGAAAGTATTAAAAGTGGTAAAATTTATAAATTTATAAAAAATTTTTCAAAATAA